One Lycium barbarum isolate Lr01 chromosome 5, ASM1917538v2, whole genome shotgun sequence genomic window carries:
- the LOC132639779 gene encoding F-box protein At3g07870-like: MEPKHLDVKYDCKRIRRMNEVTIMDLPRVIMAEILSRLPIKPIFRCKTVCKLWYHLLTSDPLFVKMYHTKSSNSPCILLSINNSVRLLVELKAYYDYDSQPLNTLILLSRKFHLPRPSDLLSDDLFGFTSVKENLTLIGSCNGFICLLNGWSHEKNHSVYINNPLLGEYFKVKLPEKEKRVRCVAYAFCYSEEGSGQYKILRSVKVRKFRGRPEVLELDVYTLGVDEKWRNVGEAPCPVSHHFGKVNVNGSLHWMDREKNDSIYSFDIGIEKLKSLPFPPGLKTPSPCLMLVELGNCLCLSDNISFQHIDIWWMKEYGIAESWVKDRISLYNIPPDSCGARYVPIIIWKDGKILMQRERGAQLISYNPYDKQFTKVNVYGIGIGATKYVPNLYSLKTVMGDNFQVSNVFAKTEIV; the protein is encoded by the coding sequence ATGGAACCCAAGCATTTGGATGTTAAATATGATTGCAAACGAATTAGAAGAATGAATGAAGTGACAATTATGGATCTTCCAAGGGTTATTATGGCAGAAATCCTTTCAAGATTGCCAATAAAGCCCATTTTCCGCTGTAAGACTGTTTGCAAACTGTGGTATCATCTTTTAACTTCTGACCCTTTATTTGTTAAGATGTATCACACAAAATCATCTAATTCTCCCTGCATTTTGCTCTCGATTAACAATTCTGTCCGGTTACTTGTGGAACTCAAAGCATATTATGACTATGATTCTCAACCCTTAAATACACTCATTCTATTGAGCCGTAAGTTTCACCTCCCGCGACCCAGCGACTTGCTTTCAGATGACCTATTTGGTTTTACTTCTGTTAAAGAAAACTTGACATTAATAGGTTCATGTAATGGGTTCATTTGTTTGTTGAATGGCTGGAGTCATGAGAAAAATCATTCAGTTTACATTAACAATCCTCTTTTGGGTGAGTATTTCAAGGTTAAGTTGCCTGAAAAGGAGAAGAGAGTTCGTTGTGTTGCTTATGCATTCTGCTATAGTGAAGAAGGCTCTGGACAGTATAAAATATTAAGATCAGTAAAAGTTAGAAAGTTTCGGGGTCGTCCTGAAGTATTAGAATTGGATGTTTATACTCTTGGTGTTGATGAGAAATGGAGAAATGTGGGTGAGGCTCCATGCCCTGTATCGCATCATTTTGGCAAGGTTAATGTCAATGGTTCTCTTCACTGGATGGATCGCGAAAAAAATGACAGCATTTACTCCTTCGATATTGGGATAGAAAAGCTGAAGTCCTTGCCATTTCCACCTGGTTTGAAAACTCCATCCCCATGCTTGATGCTCGTAGAGTTGGGGAATTGTCTATGTTTATCGGATAATATATCTTTTCAGCATATTGATATATGGTGGATGAAAGAGTATGGAATAGCTGAATCTTGGGTTAAAGATCGCATTTCGTTGTATAATATTCCGCCTGATAGTTGTGGTGCTAGATATGTACCAATCATAATTTGGAAAGATGGAAAAATCTTGATGCAAAGGGAACGTGGCGCGCAGCTAATTTCTTACAACCCATATGATAAGCAGTTTACGAAGGTCAATGTTTATGGTATTGGCATTGGAGCGACTAAATACGTTCCAAATCTTTACTCGCTCAAGACTGTCATGGGGGACAACTTTCAAGTCTCAAATGTTTTTGCCAAGACAGAAATAGTTTAG
- the LOC132639780 gene encoding leucine-rich repeat receptor protein kinase MSP1-like: MTCSIWEACVLMIILLCFTQQPVVTTGYLVHDMELLKAFRNSLVQKRDVIPSWSDTKTTPCNWTGVKCEGERVIRIDFPCSVSPLNLPFPGKNIGKFRSLKHLNLNHCALSGNIPTDVWSLENLETLDLTDNRLTGQLSPTISNLRNLKHLVLDDNGFSGSLPSTICELKELRELSVHANSFSGDLSDEIGNLDKLQSLDFSSNFFSGSLPSSLVNLAELLYLDASLNNSTGLICPEIGKLSKLRIITLSSNMLTGTIPGTIGRLKQLEALDLQNCKLTGSIPEEILELSYLNYLNVAQNEFNGELPLRIGKLESLVYLIASNAGLSGTIPSELGNCKKLKLINLSFNSFSGPLPEGLSGLDSLKSFVLDSIHLSVPLPMWIDNWTQVESIIVSKNFLTGSLPPLYLPLLSVLDVSSNRLSSELSSGIYLVLSGNNLSGKLPDYLGELQLINLKLSKNQFSGKVPDLLWESKTLMSISLGNNVLEVPIQPTIAKLSSLQRLQLDRICEIPRSISKLKLLDNLVLSNNQFSGPIHEETCTGFQNILLPDSEFTQHYGMLDLSNYELTESIPHSIKNCIVVTELLLQGNKLTGSVPREISLLGLNDKPPRSYTSHNQISGSIPDNFDSVMPTTENYSKSYIIGDGGFGTVYKAKLPEGRTTAVKRLNRGNMHGDREFFAEMETIGNVKHDNLVPLLGYCVSAAERLLIYEYMENESLDFWLRNQAEVGNSDIKSSNILLDRNFEARVSDFGLARIIKACESHVSTILAGSLGYIPPEYGQTMMATSKGDIYSFGVVMLELVTGQADVEGGNLIGCVRWMVANGREIETLDPFFSGSRLWKDQMLRVLAITRSCTNDEQWKRPTMRELTILFIVKCASASFLVELRSHNSCDSKYVSFRYSFTAHSASDDSDDFTVTNKKCIKHEIYGTTNAVHHPIACDPYFSSKKDVERGLLEYKVLRLVVREFRGCPDQVSELEVHTLEIDEKWRNVGQDPSPYLGKLSNVNVNGALHWLEDKLKSASIYSLNIRTEEVKPLLAPPSLKTPSFNLTLAELGNCLCLSDSGCSQYVDIWWMKEYGIAKSWTKYRILTDSIPLDIRCDGFIPVIIWKDG, translated from the exons TGGAAAATTTAGATCCCTGAAGCACCTGAATCTCAACCATTGTGCCCTTAGTGGTAATATACCTACAGATGTTTGGAGTCTGGAGAATTTGGAGACACTTGACTTGACTGACAACAGGTTAACTGGCCAGCTGTCTCCCACTATATCTAACCTGAGAAACCTGAAACATCTTGTGCTTGATGATAATGGTTTTTCAGGCAGTTTACCATCAACAATTTGTGAGCTAAAGGAGCTGAGGGAACTATCAGTTCATGCAAACTCTTTTTCTGGCGATCTTTCTGATGAGATTGGAAACCTAGATAAGTTGCAGTCTCTTGATTTCAGCTCAAATTTCTTCTCTGGTAGTCTACCTTCCAGTCTAGTTAATTTGGCGGAGCTTCTATACCTTGATGCTAGTTTAAACAACTCGACTGGATTAATATGTCCAGAAATTGGAAAGCTAAGTAAGCTTAGAATTATTACTCTCTCATCCAACATGTTGACTGGAACTATTCCTGGAACAATTGGCCGTTTGAAGCAGCTGGAGGCGCTTGATCTTCAAAACTGCAAATTAACTGGAAGTATCCCTGAAGAGATTTTAGAATTGAGTTATTTGAATTACTTGAATGTAGCACAGAATGAATTTAATGGAGAGCTTCCTTTAAGAATTGGAAAGCTAGAAAGTCTGGTCTACTTAATTGCTTCAAATGCTGGATTGTCTGGAACAATTCCTTCAGAGCTAGGGAACTGTAAAAAGCTCAAGTTAATAAATTTATCCTTTAACTCGTTTTCCGGTCCATTACCTGAAGGTCTTTCTGGGTTGGATTCACTTAAATCATTTGTGCTTGATTCAATCCACTTATCCGTCCCCCTGCCTATGTGGATTGACAACTGGACGCAAGTAGAGTCAATAATAGTGTCAAAGAATTTCTTAACTGGATCTCTACCACCACTTTATCTCCCTTTGCTATCCGTTCTCGATGTCAGTTCCAACAGGCTATCTAGTGAGTTGTCTTCAGGGATAT ATTTGGTGTTGTCTGGAAACAACCTCTCAGGTAAACTGCCTGATTATCTAGGGGAGCTTCAGCTCATTAATCTTAAGCTATCGAAAAACCAATTTTCCGGGAAGGTACCAGATCTACTATGGGAGTCAAAAACATTAATGTCTATTTCACTCGGCAACAATGTGCTCGAAGTTCCAATTCAACCGACTATTGCAAAACTTTCATCCCTTCAGAGATTGCAACTTGATAGAATCT GTGAAATTCCCAGATCAATATCTAAGCTGAAATTGCTAGACAATTTGGTTTTGTCTAACAATCAGTTTTCCGGTCCTATACATGAGGAAACTTGTACCGGATTCCAGAATATTCTTTTACCGGACTCCGAATTCACCCAGCATTATGGCATGCTTGATTTGTCCAACTATGAACTAACCGAGTCCATCCCACACTCAATTAAGAATTGCATAGTTGTGACTGAGCTTCTTCTACAGGGAAATAAGCTCACAGGGAGTGTTCCTCGTGAAATTTCTTTGCTCG GTCTCAATGACAAGCCCCCAAGGTCTTATACTTCTCATAACCAGATAAGTGGATCTATTCCTGATAATTTTGACTCCGTGATGCCAA CCACTGAGAACTACAGCAAGAGTTATATTATCGGTGATGGTGGCTTTGGTACTGTATACAAAGCCAAACTGCCTGAAGGCCGGACTACTGCAGTTAAGAGGTTAAATAGGGGAAACATGCATGGTGATCGCGAGTTCTTTGCTGAAATGGAAACAATTGGGAATGTAAAACATGACAATCTGGTGCCATTGCTTGGGTATTGTGTCTCTGCAGCTGAGAGATTATTGATATATGAATATATGGAAAATGAAAGCCTTGATTTCTGGTTGAGAAACCAAGCAGAGGTGGGCAACTC AGACATCAAGTCAAGCAATATACTCCTAGACAGGAATTTTGAAGCACGAGTATCCGACTTTGGTCTGGCTCGGATAATTAAAGCATGTGAGAGCCATGTTAGTACAATCCTTGCTGGTTCATTAGGGTACATACCACCTGAGTATGGACAAACAATGATGGCTACAAGCAAGGGCGATATCTACAGCTTTGGAGTGGTGATGTTGGAATTGGTAACAGGACAGGCTGATGTTGAGGGAGGTAATCTTATTGGTTGTGTGAGGTGGATGGTTGCAAATGGCAGGGAGATTGAAACGTTGGATCCATTTTTTTCTGGTTCAAGATTATGGAAGGATCAAATGCTGCGCGTTCTTGCTATTACAAGGTCTTGCACCAATGATGAGCAATGGAAGCGGCCAACAATGCGCGAGCTG ACAATTTTGTTCATTGTGAAATGTGCTTCTGCGTCCTTCTTGGTTGAGCTCAGGTCTCATAATAGCTGTGATAGTAAATATGTCAGCTTTCGCTACAGCTTTACAGCTCACTCAGCTAGTGATGATTCTGATGACTTTACAGTGACTA ACAAGAAGTGTATCAAGCATGAGATATATGGTACTACCAATGCGGTTCACCATCCTATTGCATGTGATCCATATTTCAGTTCAAAAAAGGATGTGGAAAGAGGACTTTTGGAA TATAAAGTACTGAGATTAGTAGTTAGAGAGTTTCGGGGTTGTCCTGATCAAGTATCGGAATTGGAGGTTCATACTCTTGAGATTGATGAGAAATGGAGAAATGTGGGCCAAGATCCAAGCCCTTACTTGGGAAAACTGAGCAATGTTAATGTCAATGGTGCTCTTCATTGGCTGGAGGATAAATTAAAAAGTGCCAGCATTTACTCCTTGAATATTAGGACAGAAGAGGTGAAGCCATTGTTAGCTCCACCTAGTTTGAAAACTCCATCCTTTAACTTGACACTAGCAGAGTTGGGGAATTGTCTGTGTTTGTCTGATAGTGGCTGTAGTCAGTATGTTGACATATGGTGGATGAAAGAGTATGGAATAGCTAAATCTTGGACTAAATATCGCATTTTGACGGACTCTATTCCACTTGATATCCGTTGTGATGGTTTTATACCAGTCATTATTTGGAAAGATGGATAA